gttattttatcatttctccgtgcgatGGCGTTACGAAAgcgatgtgttgacgtcactcgtttgaatttaaagtttagaaaaaccacttttaattgtaaaacatacattaaaaattaaaaagttattattaaaaggATATTCGCTTAGTTTACGCAGCTCTTGCatgatgaatttttatgaacttgTCAAGATTTGATGacaattgtttataaacaatgtTATGggttagatattttaaaataatttatataaaattattaaaaattatatttacctaTAGATGAGAAGGCTcataaattcatatattaatattagGTACAATAATTATAGCATGTCTAGAACTATTATCATTGTATTTATGTGTTCGACACGCAACTCTgataattgaaataatgaaGGACATTTGTCTATATTTACTTACCTACTGAATActgattcaaaataataaaatttgatttttttcaaattcatccCATTCttatttggaaatattatcTACAGTATgttgcatttaagataaagacaccctcatattttcttattaaaagaaaattatttttgcattttaatttcaatattttaaaaaatatttacccgAAACTGCTAGAACATCTTGAGCCTGTTGCTaatacctaaataaagttaattggaaagcggcaagcattaattttagttcccggggtattttcatcagtttttgtacttaataaaacataaaaaggaaGGTCCGTTAAGCTTTGTTTGCATCATAGCTTCgccaatttttatgcaaatgacttgaaatttttttcattttcaagatattttatagTTCTTTAAAAAGTGCACGATATAGTTTTcacaaaaaacgtcaaatttttctattatttgacgttaaatactccgaatttcaatcgccaataactcggaaagtattgacttttcgaagtATGTTTCATTGACTctctttacttaaaatttactatatcgatttccgttgtcattttcagcaTAAATTTTCCCACCCCCGAAAAAGGGTGGCTACCACCCTCTgggcaagatcgcacaaatttttgtttttaacttctttaagtaagctttaaacaatgcattcgcacagtttttataaagattcattgactttcTGGATTCCTGGATTcggaaattttaagatatttataccttacggCTCTCTGTTATAGATAAGAAATTTGTCGAGTTCTTACATGctatagcacactagttataaaagttcattttaattttataagatattttttataagatatgTTCCTAACAAAATCAACCATAGCTGCATACCTTCCCCTTCGTTTCTTTTTCCCTATCCCTTAtaatgacatgttctgtacaatattgtattgtttaaaaaagaattaataaattgaattgaattgaattgaataactagtgtgctatggaatgtaaaaactgtacaaattgaaaatttttttatgttttatgattGATAAGTGacaaaaacttcaatttgtATAGGAACTCTACGTTATCTAACCgctttgtaaaaaacaaaatttcccaACAAAaactgttagtttttttataaataaaaatgaaaaaaaaaaaaaatttttttagtttcgctCTAGGTATCTGTTTTAATTATCagaaattgaatacaaaaatagaCTTTTGTGTACAGATAGATTTTAAATGACTATTAAAAACAAACTCAAGGTCCATATAGGTTGTCCCACTTAGATCTGAACaattttggttgaaaaaatgtttctgctTCTAACTTACCCCACAAAATATAACTCAATGAAGACTAGCTAAGTGCTTGACTATAAAGTTTCTGACTAAAGAGTAAGCAAATATAACCACACAAAATTTTCTCATCCTTTGTCACTATAAGGTATTGACAAACCTTCCTTTCGTTAGAAGCCAAAGAGGCTTGTTGGCAAAATGTAGTGCTTTGCCCTTGCTCTCGTTCCTCGATTAAGAGGCACAAGGCGAGGtaaagttcaaaatattaatcatCGTAACTTATCGGGGCAAGGTGAGGTATATtatccaaaatttataaaaagttatactTTTTTGTCCTTAAAAAAAGAACACTAATGGaaactgtaattttttaatttggtagATGACTGACAAcgaatttgccacattaccTACCCATAGACTTGatacaataacaaaatatgaaagtaaaattaaaattgattaaaaaacaagaaGAGGTTATAGGCATTCATAGATTGTTGAACgcctctttcttgcaaaacagacCATTCTATGCGAAATCTCAATACCCATATTCAACAATGGcgttacttttaaaatatcttactatttgtttaattaagagttttaaacgttcatattttgtgaACTtctgaagattttcaaaaattagaaaattgaaacaaagagatgaaaatttataggtagcttcaactagtgagctttatgaaaaaattttggaaaaaatgaaaaaaaatatttttcaaatatttttcacctATTAtgcaggtagcacaactttcttttgcttgcaaaacgtagtttcacattCCCCTAAgcggtccaaataacatactgAAAAATCAGCTATACATCGCCTTCCGGCTGCCATTTGTATTttctggaaaacttttttttcaaaaatttttcataaggttcactagttgaagctaccaacaaattttcatttctttcacgagaaaacaatgatatttacgaaaaattgtttcaaacaaaagttgtttttgttctatctctaacggcttagcataagcaaaactcaaaattttaaattttctgaaaaccatgaaaatttttctattatctcaaaaactattagacatacgaAGCTGTGAGTTAGCTTGAAATGTTCAAATTGAatacaaatgtttcaaacatagaTAGGTATAAATGAAGCCGACCATGGACACACGTTTCTACATGTAATTGACAATGATTTGTTTCTCCTATTTGATCTATTTAATGCGAAGTAATTATgcttaatttgtataaaatttatttgttaatatttatctaatataatgaaataatacacCATTGCATTGATTTAAATTCCCCCTTCGAGTTCAACCGATAAACTtacacattatttattattaaactgttcgtatgtatgtaattatttattgaatagatAGGTACGTATTCATATCTTTTGATTATCTCTTTTCTTAAGGGGTTATAGTCATATGAAGATTATCgacatttttaagtattttctatGTTGCCCTCAATAAAATGACCTGAAATGACCAGTTAACTAGAAGAGTCTGTATTGTAATCTGACCGTATCGCACGCTGTGCtctgtttatatatttacaatcaattgttcccgtacagtctagcaaattctagaactgtcccgtatgttctattgcatatattttacttgtaattGTTACCGtacagtctagcaaattctagaactgtcacgtatgttctattgtttatattttacttgtataagttttctatctctgtttaagtaatataaaccgatattgtatcttttttttttaaattgtccaaagattatttatattttcgggttaattgttaacaccacaTTACTatactaaacatttttcttttgtttcagcAACAATTGCATGTTTTGATGATGGCTTATTAAATGTTTGGCTATCACCAGTGATTCCAAAATTAGTAGCAGAGGATTCTGAAATTCCAATAAATCCAGACCAAGAATCATGGCTTACGTCAATGGCGTTAATATCTTTATCAATTGCATCCATATTTTCAATCAAAGCTGTTCGAttaattggaaacaaaaatataattttgctgAGTTGTATACCAGTAACATTGTCTCTGTTAACAATTATATTTGCAACATCAGTCGCTGAATTATATATATCCAGATTTTTAGCGGGAATATGTGACGCAATGTGTTTTGTAAGTGTTCCTGCATACATTGGAGAAATTGCAGAACCGTCTATTCGTGGTATATTATCAACAATTATCATGACATCGCTAAATTTCGGAATTGTAATCACATATTATTTTGGTTATGTACTGCCTTTGAAAACGTATCCATTGTATTGTCTTCCAGTTCCAATTGTaatgtttgttgtttttctGTTCATGCCTCAATCACCGTCTTATCTAATATCAAAAGGAAGAGTTGAAGATGCTAAAAAACAGTTAGAAATGATTCGAGATTCCGATATAAGCAaagaatttgaagaaattaagtcaaatattgaaaatgatgtTTCCGTacttgagaatttttttaatttgttccgAGTGAGAGCTAATTTAAAAGCTTCGTTAATTATTCTTGTGACAGTCTTCATATGGAATTGTTCTGGCATTATTATTATGGCTATGTATTTGCACACAATTGTGTTGGAAGCGCAAGTCAATCTTCCGGAAATCATTCCCATAGTGATATATtcttttgtacaatttttgtcAGGAATTGGTTGCACTTTTATTGTGGATCGATATGGAAGAAAACcattattatacatttcatGCGCTGGCACAGCCACATGTTTATGTGCTTTGGGAAcgtattttttcttcaaaaatatgaacTACGATGTTGAATCAGTGACGATTTTACCATTGATCgctttaattttatatgtattttttgcaAGTATTGGCTTAGGAAATATTCCAATTGTGTATACATCAGAATTATTTGCATATAATATGCAAAATTATGGCGGTGCAATATTATGTATAAGTTTTGGTGTATTTGGTTTGGGTGCAAATTCACTATTTCAAATAATGACAAATCATTGGGGTATGCACATAATTTTCTGGACATTTGCTGTTCTTACCTTAATGGGAGTGTTAGTTACATATATTTGGCTACcagaaactaaaaataaatcaattatagaaATTCAAGAGTATTTAACAGCCccaaaatctaaaaaagaaaTGACAAAATGTTAGAAACTTCCTGATTGAATATGCATATATTCTCgacgagctgaaatttttatgaaaaaaactttttgtcgtaaaattataaaaacttgttgcattataattaaaagttttccaaaaaaataaaactctttaatatattgtaaagtctatattttcaattttttgtgaaatttctattaccaaaaaatatttaaaaaagtgaaaataaataattgactgagttaagtattgaaataccctatatagaCAGTGcagaatatcagtgcttgtacctattatttttataaataaaataagttttaaaaactaaatgatTCATGTAGGATAAAATGATAGccatttttcccaaaaattttcgaaaattattcaaggagtttttgttttttggtatcTATATGCTTTGAAAcgatttttttaacgaaaaaattttcaaccttcGAATTCCATAATATTATCGATTGGgttaaatatgaaattgaaaCCAAAAGACTTGCCATTTAACGCTacctacttaaaaattttcaactctctatttaatatgagaaaatagaaacttcagttttgccctaatttgggcCCTCACAGgaattcaaagattttttacaaaagaaattttcaaacaaaagttgtttatttttagtcaagggacaatttttcaatttaaatttgtgttaattCTGATACGGTTTAAAAGATGCGTTCTACATTGCTCGTTCAAACACTAATagtcattttttacgtcctgaacacgctataaaaatttcagctcgataactgtttttttttttgagttatcggacGGACTGACatacgaaaatggactaattaggtgatataataaatatttataccaaaattttgtttttagcatcaatatttccaaacgttacaaacttggaacttaaCTTATTATATTCTGatatgtttcatataaacttataAAGGGTACAAAAAATAGCCTCTTTaatcaaattcatttaatatattaaccagtatttttataactatagtgtgataaaataaaaaaggctAGATAATATTGAACTTTGGATGTAGGTATAGAGTGGGCCATCTGTTGATTTCATTTTGGAGTTGCCTTATTCCAAAGATTGCAGCTGTTAATTATCTATCTAATACCTATAGATATAAGCtcagttaaggtagtacgaacgccaaggcaattttaaatttagggttgaaattatttgtatcttatttccaactttgatgatgaattttgttataacttcataaatgtagacgataactaaaaataaaattttgcgatatctgccttggttttcgaaatatcgaaagctaaataattaaacaaaattttcaattttcgatattttgaaaataatttcagatatcgaaaaattttattcttacttttattttaatattgtcaagttataaaataattcgccatcaaaattgaagttttggagaaatctatgaaaacatatcatccatctaccgttttaccataaaaccaatgttaaatatgcctacttttgaagtcatttatttatttaaataatcggacaaatcccttaaaattttcagaattgattaagacttagtccaacttcatataaaaaaaatcaagctttttatttaaaattgcctcggtgctcatacatccttaaatagcTCTACTGCTGGCTTTCCAGAAGCTTTTGTTTAACCCAAGTTTCAGTGTACTGTACATTTTTGCAACTCATTTTTACACCATCGGGAATTTATGAGGCTGTTGTATACCTCGCGCCTAACATACTTATCCGCTATGTTCACATTATCAGGAACTTTTCCTGGTAATGTGAGGAGGCTGAGAGACTTTTTAAAGGGGTCACATGGCGTAAGTTGACGAATACATGTTCAAAGCGATACTTAAAGTTCCCACTACTATAAAGTctcacaaataaatttcaacgatttataACGTACACAGTCGAATATCcgtataagtaatatttttgtgCTTCCATCTTTAGTCTCATAATGAGGGAAATTCTCTTAATTTCAGAAgggcttgaaaaaaaattgtataagataggttgaaaaaatctggaaattcataattcgaaaactaTTGATGTTTTAATTATCGAGTAGGTACTGATGAGTTAAAAaacctaataaaatttaatcctgttcaaaaatttaattttttctatttgtttataaaaattatgaacacaTCTTATAAGCCAAGCAACTTCGATATCTGCCCTcactacataaaatattttaagaaaaactttgaTAAAGGCATACTTTAAGCATCCATTTCAGTCGAATTCAATTGATGCTCCACACTTATTCAgctacaatattattaaaaatagtttaattaattgtaaataaattatttttttttaattagtttataataaatttgtaataaagaaaattgcaaaatatttttcatcttgTTTTCAAATTTCCCTAAACTCTTTATTAAAGGTagtttttgattggtttactaCCAAACGAACTTTTagctataatagattaaaatgaaacattgatttataaaatttcaatgtaccTATGTAGAAAAGGCATTCGGCGGTATCCCAACCTTGAAAGTggaagaaaaattcgaaaaaatcgtaaaaaattatttgtttcggaatttgatgaaactcagtttataaggt
The Chrysoperla carnea chromosome 4, inChrCarn1.1, whole genome shotgun sequence genome window above contains:
- the LOC123299032 gene encoding facilitated trehalose transporter Tret1-like, which codes for MIIFGNIQKHFSGKFIQCLACFIATIACFDDGLLNVWLSPVIPKLVAEDSEIPINPDQESWLTSMALISLSIASIFSIKAVRLIGNKNIILLSCIPVTLSLLTIIFATSVAELYISRFLAGICDAMCFVSVPAYIGEIAEPSIRGILSTIIMTSLNFGIVITYYFGYVLPLKTYPLYCLPVPIVMFVVFLFMPQSPSYLISKGRVEDAKKQLEMIRDSDISKEFEEIKSNIENDVSVLENFFNLFRVRANLKASLIILVTVFIWNCSGIIIMAMYLHTIVLEAQVNLPEIIPIVIYSFVQFLSGIGCTFIVDRYGRKPLLYISCAGTATCLCALGTYFFFKNMNYDVESVTILPLIALILYVFFASIGLGNIPIVYTSELFAYNMQNYGGAILCISFGVFGLGANSLFQIMTNHWGMHIIFWTFAVLTLMGVLVTYIWLPETKNKSIIEIQEYLTAPKSKKEMTKC